The following proteins are co-located in the Paenibacillus sp. JNUCC32 genome:
- a CDS encoding DMT family transporter has product MDKGKGLFFIMTGAIFWGIGGTVAKKLFQQYGIDMGWFVTIRLLIAGLLLLCIHILKKGPADIFGIWKNKRFSLQLVIFGLVGMLGVQYTYMASIEKGNAAVATLLQYLAPVMIIIYLFVRKQSAPTRKDMYTVSLALLGSFFLLTNGSLSQLSVPSDAVLWGILSGAALAFYTLYAVRFLAKYDSLVIVGWAMLIGGGALSFIHPPWQMNIKSLPFEACLYLIFVIIFGTMLAFWFYIESLNHLSPKESSLLGSLEPVAAVFTTVFWLKDSFGWLQWIGMSCIMAMVLFLSLNRDASSNNT; this is encoded by the coding sequence ATGGATAAAGGAAAAGGATTATTTTTCATCATGACAGGGGCAATATTTTGGGGAATCGGAGGGACGGTTGCAAAAAAGCTATTCCAGCAATACGGCATCGATATGGGTTGGTTCGTTACGATTCGACTACTTATCGCAGGATTACTGCTCCTATGCATTCACATTTTAAAAAAAGGACCTGCCGATATTTTTGGGATCTGGAAGAATAAAAGGTTCTCGTTACAGCTCGTTATTTTTGGATTAGTTGGTATGCTCGGGGTTCAATATACGTATATGGCTTCAATAGAAAAGGGAAACGCTGCAGTTGCTACTTTATTGCAATATTTAGCTCCTGTAATGATTATTATTTACTTGTTTGTCCGTAAGCAATCTGCCCCAACGAGAAAAGATATGTATACCGTTTCGCTCGCATTACTGGGTAGTTTTTTCTTGCTGACCAATGGTTCGCTGTCTCAATTATCCGTACCCTCAGACGCTGTGCTTTGGGGAATATTATCCGGGGCTGCCCTTGCGTTTTATACCTTGTATGCTGTTCGCTTTCTCGCAAAATACGACTCATTAGTCATTGTTGGCTGGGCGATGTTGATCGGGGGGGGTGCATTGAGTTTTATCCACCCGCCTTGGCAGATGAATATTAAAAGCTTGCCGTTCGAAGCCTGCTTATATTTGATATTCGTCATTATTTTTGGAACGATGCTGGCCTTTTGGTTTTATATCGAAAGCTTAAACCACTTATCGCCCAAAGAGTCAAGTCTTTTGGGGAGCTTAGAACCAGTGGCAGCCGTATTCACAACCGTATTCTGGTTAAAGGATTCGTTCGGATGGCTCCAATGGATTGGGATGTCCTGCATCATGGCTATGGTTCTTTTCTTATCTTTGAATAGAGACGCTTCATCCAACAATACATGA
- a CDS encoding DinB family protein — MLKLFEYNWQVRQDWFDWCDTVSEEELLKQRTGGIGSILFTLYHIVTVEYAWLCGDLQGKELDIPSFEDCASVQGLRDYSARAHAEIAPFVYDWNDSLEDHIMVDTNQDGEQERFTFGEVMRHVIAHEIHHIGQLSIWSREIGKQPVTANLIHRGLFDIKC; from the coding sequence ATGTTGAAGCTATTCGAGTATAACTGGCAAGTTCGCCAAGATTGGTTTGACTGGTGCGATACCGTGAGCGAGGAAGAGTTGTTGAAACAACGCACCGGTGGCATAGGAAGCATTCTCTTCACACTGTATCATATCGTGACCGTTGAATATGCCTGGTTGTGCGGGGATTTGCAAGGGAAAGAGCTGGATATTCCTTCGTTCGAGGATTGTGCCAGCGTCCAAGGATTAAGAGATTATTCGGCCCGAGCCCATGCGGAAATTGCACCCTTCGTCTACGACTGGAATGATAGCTTGGAAGATCACATCATGGTTGACACGAACCAGGACGGGGAACAGGAAAGATTTACATTCGGCGAAGTGATGCGTCACGTGATCGCCCATGAAATTCATCATATCGGTCAATTGTCTATCTGGTCGCGAGAAATCGGAAAGCAGCCGGTTACTGCAAACTTGATTCATAGAGGGTTATTCGATATTAAATGCTGA
- a CDS encoding EamA family transporter, whose product MKLWHYALIVFLGGCSYGVLSTFVKLAYAAGFTVSAVTGGQYLFGVVLCWLAVLFTKKKKLTRIQALKLILSGIPFGLTGIFYYQALQTLSASLAIVILFQFVWIGALLEWVFHKKKPTKTKLISIALLLAGSVLAANILFQEPIVLSWQGCLWGMLAASSFSAFVFLSGSVEKETPPILKSALLSTGGVLTVFIVFPPTFLFDLDVFVGIIPYGLALGIFGGVLPPLLYSIGMPHVGSGLGTILTSSELPVVIAMSSLVLGETISWSQWIGVIIILGGIFYSNIRFRTRNGEALTTTV is encoded by the coding sequence ATGAAATTATGGCACTATGCATTGATCGTTTTTTTAGGAGGCTGCAGTTATGGGGTTTTGTCCACCTTCGTTAAATTGGCCTATGCAGCAGGTTTCACCGTGTCCGCAGTAACCGGAGGACAGTATCTCTTCGGCGTTGTCCTCTGTTGGCTTGCCGTGTTATTTACCAAAAAGAAAAAACTGACTCGGATCCAAGCTTTAAAGCTTATCCTTTCTGGAATTCCCTTCGGGTTAACGGGCATATTTTATTATCAAGCCCTACAAACTTTAAGCGCCTCTCTAGCAATCGTTATTTTGTTCCAATTTGTTTGGATCGGAGCCTTGTTGGAGTGGGTATTCCACAAGAAAAAGCCAACCAAGACGAAACTCATTTCCATCGCCTTGCTTTTGGCTGGTTCCGTGTTGGCAGCCAATATCCTATTCCAAGAACCCATAGTGTTATCATGGCAGGGATGCCTCTGGGGAATGCTTGCGGCATCGTCCTTTTCCGCATTCGTATTTTTGAGTGGGTCGGTTGAAAAGGAAACCCCTCCCATTTTAAAAAGCGCCCTACTTTCCACGGGAGGCGTATTGACCGTATTTATCGTTTTTCCGCCAACGTTTTTATTCGACTTGGATGTATTCGTGGGGATCATTCCTTACGGATTGGCACTGGGCATATTCGGCGGCGTCCTCCCCCCTCTTCTGTATTCGATTGGAATGCCGCATGTCGGTTCGGGATTGGGGACCATTCTTACGTCATCCGAATTGCCGGTTGTCATTGCCATGTCCTCTTTAGTCCTGGGAGAAACCATAAGCTGGTCTCAGTGGATTGGCGTGATCATCATTCTGGGCGGAATTTTTTACAGTAATATTCGATTTCGTACTCGGAACGGAGAAGCTTTGACAACCACTGTGTAA
- a CDS encoding dihydrodipicolinate synthase family protein, translated as MNENEFVKLIERLAAAGVDSIGALGSTGNYAYLSREERYRVLQLAVGYAEGIPVMTSISAMRTADVLRLAEDAQRAGASAVLLAPVSYQALTDEEVYSLYKQVTCSLSIPLCVYDNPGTTHFHFSDELHGRIAELPNVRSIKIPGVPSEPEAAKTRVSHLRELIPSSVTIGVSNDRFAAIGLNAGCEAWYSVLGGLFPKTCMRMTRLALEGFADEANRLSKQLEPIWTLFRQFGSLRVVSAAAEMDNLISSPSLPLPLQPLNPSAREHLKSILVDIQLMESS; from the coding sequence ATTAATGAAAATGAATTTGTTAAGCTAATTGAACGATTGGCAGCAGCAGGCGTAGACTCCATCGGGGCACTGGGTTCGACAGGTAACTATGCCTATCTGAGCCGAGAGGAACGCTACCGGGTTTTGCAACTTGCGGTCGGTTACGCTGAGGGCATTCCCGTGATGACAAGCATAAGTGCAATGCGCACGGCTGATGTGCTTCGTTTGGCAGAAGACGCACAAAGAGCAGGAGCAAGTGCGGTGCTGTTAGCTCCTGTTTCTTACCAAGCATTAACGGATGAAGAAGTATACTCCTTATATAAACAGGTGACATGCTCACTCTCTATCCCGCTTTGCGTTTATGATAATCCGGGGACTACGCATTTTCATTTTAGCGATGAACTGCATGGCCGAATTGCTGAGCTCCCCAATGTACGTTCAATCAAAATCCCTGGAGTGCCGTCTGAACCTGAAGCAGCCAAGACACGAGTAAGCCATCTTCGCGAGCTCATTCCTTCCAGCGTAACCATCGGAGTAAGCAATGATCGGTTTGCAGCCATCGGCTTGAATGCAGGTTGCGAAGCTTGGTACTCGGTGCTGGGAGGCTTATTTCCTAAGACATGCATGAGGATGACTCGATTGGCTTTGGAGGGCTTTGCAGACGAAGCCAATCGCCTTTCTAAACAGCTCGAACCGATTTGGACGTTATTTCGCCAATTTGGTAGTCTTCGCGTAGTATCTGCAGCAGCAGAAATGGATAACTTGATTTCAAGTCCCAGCCTCCCTCTTCCGTTACAACCACTGAATCCTTCAGCCAGAGAGCATTTGAAGTCCATACTTGTAGACATTCAACTTATGGAATCATCTTGA
- a CDS encoding ABC transporter substrate-binding protein — protein MRKQRYSGLLWLGLLSLFLILSACSSGPANKETAASPPTTPEANASSEPAEQGTEGHLLEEPFAATDLNKLPDRAKQRNDAIIVTLVNPSGAFTPYFTQVGYDGNVNSVLYTPLVRVDTDGLPVPGLAEKWEISEDKLTYTYHLREGLKYSDGSPMTTEDVEFTWTLLHDPSYDGLNSVVEAKIKGGQAYKDGKADSIEGIQIIDERTISVTLEETNATALTVLGGPILSKAYYGKDYQFGNLDYIKNLHANPITNGPYKLEKFIPGQEVRFVANEHYALGKPETEYFIYKTTEGDTWQFIETGEVDYGSFSATTDNIEKLKALGFLNLIPSTASNYGYNQFNLERDPLKDKRVRQALTYGLNRQLIYVDSRQGAASIANIPSSPILWSYTEEDINPYPYDPEKAKQLLDEAGWTVGADGIREKEGVKLRINYLGSKSPNTDIFIAVAKENYQELGVDFVPEQFPDFNTLVSKVNSGDYDMASFSTTIISDPSQGLERFIKGETKGYDNPRIEELYAQGLATGDVEERKAIYHEMFKILNDELPIMFTNYTKSVIAINGRIDGFELNPLAGIAYSLPGWNLQ, from the coding sequence ATGAGAAAACAACGATATTCCGGTTTGTTATGGTTAGGGTTGTTGTCGCTATTTTTGATATTGTCTGCTTGCTCCTCCGGACCTGCTAACAAGGAGACGGCGGCATCGCCGCCGACAACTCCAGAAGCGAACGCATCCAGTGAGCCGGCTGAGCAAGGTACGGAGGGCCATCTGCTCGAAGAACCCTTTGCTGCAACCGATTTAAACAAGCTACCGGACAGAGCGAAGCAGCGCAATGATGCCATTATCGTCACTCTGGTGAATCCGAGCGGGGCATTCACACCATATTTCACCCAAGTGGGTTATGACGGTAATGTAAACTCTGTTCTGTACACTCCGCTTGTCCGCGTCGATACCGATGGTTTACCGGTTCCTGGTCTCGCGGAGAAATGGGAAATTTCCGAGGATAAGCTGACGTATACGTATCATCTTCGGGAAGGGCTGAAATACAGCGATGGTTCCCCCATGACAACCGAGGACGTGGAATTTACATGGACCTTGCTTCATGATCCGTCGTATGACGGTCTCAACAGCGTGGTAGAGGCGAAGATCAAGGGAGGTCAAGCCTACAAGGACGGCAAAGCGGATTCCATTGAAGGCATTCAAATTATCGACGAGCGAACGATTTCCGTGACGCTGGAAGAGACCAACGCAACGGCGTTGACGGTGCTCGGAGGACCGATATTGTCTAAAGCCTACTACGGAAAGGATTATCAGTTCGGCAACCTGGACTATATTAAGAACCTGCACGCCAATCCGATCACGAACGGCCCTTACAAGCTGGAGAAGTTCATTCCGGGCCAAGAAGTGCGTTTTGTTGCCAATGAACACTACGCGTTAGGCAAACCGGAGACCGAATACTTCATCTACAAGACGACGGAAGGCGACACTTGGCAGTTTATCGAAACCGGAGAAGTCGACTATGGCAGCTTCTCGGCTACGACGGATAACATCGAGAAACTGAAAGCCCTTGGTTTCCTGAACCTGATTCCGTCCACGGCCAGCAACTACGGCTATAATCAATTCAATTTGGAGAGGGATCCATTGAAAGACAAGCGGGTTCGCCAAGCCTTGACTTACGGCCTGAATCGTCAGCTGATCTACGTGGATTCCAGGCAAGGGGCAGCGTCGATCGCCAACATCCCATCATCTCCGATTCTGTGGTCCTATACCGAGGAGGATATCAACCCGTATCCGTATGATCCGGAAAAAGCAAAACAACTGCTGGATGAAGCGGGCTGGACGGTCGGCGCAGACGGCATTCGGGAGAAGGAAGGGGTCAAACTTCGTATCAACTATCTGGGATCAAAGAGCCCGAATACCGATATTTTCATTGCCGTCGCCAAAGAGAACTATCAAGAACTCGGGGTTGATTTCGTGCCTGAGCAATTCCCGGACTTTAACACACTCGTATCCAAGGTCAACAGCGGTGATTATGACATGGCTTCGTTCTCGACGACGATTATCAGCGATCCTTCGCAAGGGTTGGAGCGGTTCATCAAAGGCGAAACGAAGGGCTACGACAATCCGCGCATCGAAGAGCTCTACGCCCAGGGTCTTGCCACGGGCGACGTCGAAGAACGCAAAGCGATTTACCACGAAATGTTCAAAATATTGAATGACGAATTACCGATCATGTTTACCAACTATACCAAATCGGTCATCGCGATCAACGGGCGCATCGACGGTTTCGAATTGAACCCGCTGGCGGGAATCGCATACAGCTTGCCGGGATGGAATCTGCAATAA
- a CDS encoding ABC transporter permease, with the protein MRTYLLRRCLYMLLILIGASLLIFFLYSLTPGDYVDNNLSLSEERKAELREIHGLNKPVIERYVNWMANIFTGDFGYSLAQQRPVLDLFQDYIWNSFVLAVVSTFFTWFIAVVVGVITAYKQYSLLDTLVMIGIFAAMSIPSFFIGLFLIKVFAVDLKILPPGGMITTGSRAEGWDYVVEVLHHMLLPAAVMILLGVGSLTRYFRSNMLEVIRQDYVRTARAKGLKERTVLYRHALKNAMLPAITLIGFELPGLFGGSIIIEKIFNWPGIGQLYMQSFTVRDYPLLMGFTMFLAILTVVGTLISDILYHTSDPRVRL; encoded by the coding sequence ATGAGAACCTATTTGCTCCGAAGATGCTTGTACATGCTCTTGATATTAATTGGCGCATCCCTGTTAATCTTCTTCCTGTACTCCCTAACGCCAGGCGATTATGTCGATAACAACTTGAGTTTGAGCGAGGAGCGCAAGGCGGAACTAAGGGAAATCCACGGGTTGAACAAACCCGTCATCGAACGATACGTTAATTGGATGGCCAACATTTTCACAGGCGATTTCGGCTATTCTCTGGCTCAGCAGCGCCCCGTCCTCGACCTGTTTCAGGATTACATATGGAACTCCTTTGTGCTGGCGGTGGTTTCCACGTTCTTCACCTGGTTCATCGCGGTCGTCGTGGGCGTTATTACGGCCTATAAGCAATATTCGCTGCTCGATACCCTGGTTATGATCGGCATCTTCGCCGCGATGTCGATTCCTTCGTTCTTCATCGGATTATTCCTGATCAAAGTATTCGCCGTCGATTTAAAGATTCTCCCGCCAGGGGGAATGATTACGACGGGGAGCCGGGCCGAGGGGTGGGACTACGTTGTCGAGGTGCTGCACCATATGCTGCTTCCGGCCGCCGTTATGATATTGCTCGGCGTCGGGTCGCTCACCCGTTATTTCCGCAGCAACATGCTGGAGGTGATCCGGCAGGATTATGTCCGCACCGCCCGTGCGAAAGGGTTGAAAGAGAGAACGGTGCTGTACCGCCATGCATTGAAAAATGCGATGCTGCCCGCGATTACGTTGATCGGTTTCGAATTGCCGGGCCTTTTCGGCGGCTCCATCATCATTGAGAAGATTTTCAATTGGCCAGGCATCGGCCAGTTGTACATGCAATCCTTCACGGTGCGGGATTATCCGCTCCTTATGGGCTTTACGATGTTTTTGGCTATCTTGACGGTCGTCGGGACGCTCATATCCGACATCCTCTACCACACTTCCGATCCCCGGGTCAGGCTTTAA
- the opp4C gene encoding oligopeptide ABC transporter permease: MDVPDSLWKQSTRQLRKNKLAVAGFAFIVLMFVACFIGPLFSPYADGKINPAMMHKPPSGKHWLGTDLLGRDVLTRLLQAGRISLTVGLASMALSMTIGTVLGVISGYYRGVVDQLIMRTADLLFTIPGLPILFIMGALMSDWKVPTDYRLYLVMLMLSIIGWPGVARLVRSQMLTLREREYMLAADVLGLSDKRKLFRHLLPNVFPLLIVIATLSIGGAILSESVLSFFGLGVMPPTPTWGNMIDAANNVIDFEKRPWLWIPPGLAIFLTVIAINIFGDGLRDVLDPKQNTSR; this comes from the coding sequence ATGGATGTTCCAGACTCCCTGTGGAAGCAATCCACTCGGCAACTTAGGAAAAATAAGCTGGCCGTAGCCGGCTTCGCCTTTATCGTGTTGATGTTTGTCGCATGCTTTATCGGTCCGTTGTTCTCGCCGTATGCGGATGGCAAAATCAATCCTGCCATGATGCACAAGCCCCCAAGCGGCAAGCATTGGCTCGGAACGGACCTGCTCGGCCGCGACGTGCTGACCCGACTCTTGCAAGCAGGCCGAATATCGCTCACGGTCGGTCTTGCGTCCATGGCTCTATCTATGACGATCGGGACGGTTCTCGGCGTCATCTCGGGTTATTATCGTGGAGTAGTCGACCAGTTGATCATGCGAACCGCCGATTTGCTCTTCACGATTCCGGGTCTTCCAATTCTCTTTATCATGGGTGCGCTGATGTCGGATTGGAAGGTTCCGACCGACTATCGGCTGTATCTGGTCATGCTCATGCTCAGCATCATCGGATGGCCCGGCGTAGCTCGGCTCGTCCGCAGCCAAATGCTGACTTTGCGGGAACGAGAGTATATGCTGGCTGCCGACGTGCTTGGTCTCAGCGATAAACGGAAGCTGTTTCGCCATTTGCTGCCTAATGTCTTCCCGCTTCTGATTGTCATCGCCACGCTTAGCATCGGTGGTGCTATACTGTCGGAATCGGTCCTTAGCTTCTTCGGGCTGGGGGTCATGCCTCCAACGCCAACTTGGGGAAATATGATCGATGCGGCCAACAACGTCATCGATTTTGAGAAACGGCCCTGGCTGTGGATTCCACCAGGCTTGGCCATTTTTTTGACGGTCATTGCCATTAACATTTTCGGCGACGGTTTGCGTGACGTACTCGACCCTAAACAGAATACAAGCAGGTGA
- a CDS encoding ABC transporter ATP-binding protein has product MNSLIEINHLSTYFESGAGTVKAVDDISFRIREGETVCVVGESGCGKSMTAMSIMGLVEGPHGKVVNGRIQFGDKDLLKVSKEEMRRIRGNDISIIFQEPMSSLNPVITIGKQIMEPLMLHRRMNKKQAYARALELIELVGISRGEQIAASYPHQLSGGMLQRIMIAIAISCGPKLLIADEPTTALDVTIQAQVLETLRESKEQSNMSMLLITHDLGVVAEMADYVIVMYAGKIVEEGDVEEIFDHPKHPYTKGLLKSKPIIGQRSEQLYSIPGQVPNPLELTESCYFHDRCESCMPVCRTRQPSLREVEPGHRTACWLYEEEARHE; this is encoded by the coding sequence ATGAATTCATTAATCGAGATCAATCACTTAAGCACTTATTTCGAATCCGGAGCCGGAACGGTCAAAGCGGTGGATGATATCAGCTTCCGTATCCGCGAAGGCGAAACGGTATGCGTCGTGGGCGAATCCGGCTGCGGCAAGAGTATGACGGCCATGTCGATCATGGGACTGGTCGAAGGGCCGCACGGGAAGGTGGTGAACGGCAGGATCCAATTTGGGGACAAAGATCTACTGAAGGTCAGCAAAGAAGAGATGCGTCGAATCCGGGGCAACGACATCTCGATCATATTCCAGGAACCGATGTCCTCCCTGAACCCGGTCATTACCATCGGCAAGCAAATCATGGAGCCGCTCATGCTACATCGGCGAATGAACAAAAAACAAGCTTATGCCCGAGCGCTCGAATTGATCGAGCTGGTCGGCATTTCCCGAGGGGAACAAATCGCGGCTTCCTATCCCCATCAATTGTCGGGAGGCATGCTGCAGCGGATTATGATTGCAATCGCGATCTCGTGCGGGCCCAAGCTGTTAATCGCCGACGAACCGACGACCGCACTGGACGTTACCATCCAGGCGCAGGTGCTGGAAACGCTTAGGGAAAGCAAGGAGCAATCCAATATGTCAATGCTGCTGATCACGCATGATCTTGGCGTAGTGGCCGAGATGGCGGATTATGTCATCGTCATGTACGCGGGGAAAATCGTCGAGGAAGGAGACGTCGAGGAGATCTTCGACCATCCGAAACACCCCTACACGAAGGGATTGTTGAAATCGAAGCCGATCATCGGCCAGCGCTCGGAGCAGTTATACTCCATCCCTGGTCAGGTTCCCAATCCGCTTGAATTGACGGAATCCTGCTATTTTCATGATCGCTGTGAGAGCTGCATGCCCGTCTGCCGAACCCGGCAGCCGTCATTAAGAGAAGTGGAGCCCGGTCACAGGACGGCCTGTTGGTTGTACGAAGAGGAGGCGCGGCATGAGTGA
- a CDS encoding ABC transporter ATP-binding protein has protein sequence MSEALLEVRHLKKYFPITAGLLNRTVGHVKAVDDISLSIRAGETFGLVGESGSGKSTVGRTILRLHEKTSGDILYKGILFHKLPKSEMRKLRPKMQLIFQDPYSSLNPRIRIGDAIGEALLEHGLAEKDEVRNQVLDVLEACGLSAYHYNRFPHEFSGGQRQRIGIARALVLNPDFIIADEPVSALDVSIQAQIINLFQRLQHNRGLTYLFISHDLSVVEHLCNRIGVMYLGSMMEMASRDELFSRPLHPYTQALLSAIPVPVPRLKRERIVLKGDIPSPAHPPSGCKFHTRCPYALAQCREVVPELRNVGDDHYVACHLD, from the coding sequence ATGAGTGAAGCATTGCTGGAAGTACGACATTTAAAAAAATATTTTCCCATCACCGCAGGGCTGCTTAACCGTACCGTCGGTCATGTCAAAGCGGTTGATGACATCAGCTTGAGCATACGGGCCGGAGAAACATTCGGCCTGGTAGGCGAGTCCGGCAGCGGCAAAAGCACGGTCGGGCGCACGATTCTTCGGCTTCATGAGAAAACAAGCGGGGACATCCTTTATAAAGGAATCCTGTTTCACAAGCTTCCCAAATCGGAGATGCGCAAACTTAGACCTAAAATGCAGCTTATCTTTCAGGACCCCTACAGCTCGCTGAATCCGCGAATCCGCATCGGAGACGCCATCGGCGAAGCGCTGCTTGAGCACGGTTTGGCCGAAAAAGACGAGGTTCGCAATCAGGTATTGGATGTGCTGGAGGCTTGCGGCTTATCTGCCTATCACTACAATCGGTTTCCGCACGAGTTTTCGGGCGGCCAGCGGCAGCGGATCGGCATTGCCCGCGCTCTGGTGCTGAATCCCGATTTTATTATCGCCGATGAGCCGGTGTCTGCGCTTGATGTATCCATCCAGGCACAGATCATCAATTTGTTTCAAAGGCTTCAGCATAACCGCGGATTAACCTATTTGTTCATTTCGCATGATCTAAGCGTCGTGGAGCATTTGTGCAATCGCATCGGGGTGATGTATCTTGGTTCCATGATGGAAATGGCTTCGCGTGACGAACTGTTCAGCCGTCCGCTGCATCCTTATACGCAAGCATTGCTATCGGCGATCCCTGTCCCGGTTCCGAGGCTGAAGCGGGAGAGAATCGTGCTTAAAGGGGATATTCCAAGTCCGGCCCATCCGCCTTCCGGCTGCAAGTTCCATACACGCTGCCCATATGCCTTGGCGCAGTGCAGGGAGGTCGTGCCCGAGCTCCGAAACGTGGGGGACGATCATTACGTGGCTTGTCATCTCGATTGA
- a CDS encoding ArsR/SmtB family transcription factor produces MSYQLELSFSPVNELINSLHTYLCKSWHKRIDLGPDWTQNVHASLSSEFADQLEQTGIDLEWKLLHLLAYVSPNKNSVEDFLSWLHKLTLGELYAVLSPYVQTFPEDFGAVRDRQHRMLSEWNEVYFKHIDQEIVTALRTEAEEKTEWNEFEAYEKAAALTNGFCFEPVNGLEKLVLIPHYHFQPGNIFYSYGSLTLCHYGSRIWPHSEEEDEPSLQLYRLLRSLSEKSRLRILHFLRSEPRTFIEVVRHLGISKGITHDHIFNLRCAGLLNVHVVGETVSTYSLRVERIQQIEQGLFDYLGMNPSLLSNPVDEMV; encoded by the coding sequence TTGTCCTATCAATTGGAATTATCGTTCAGTCCCGTCAACGAACTGATCAACAGCCTCCATACGTATCTTTGCAAAAGCTGGCACAAACGGATTGATCTTGGTCCTGACTGGACTCAGAATGTACATGCATCCTTGTCTTCAGAATTCGCCGATCAACTGGAACAGACCGGAATCGATTTGGAATGGAAGCTGCTTCATCTTCTGGCCTATGTGTCCCCGAACAAGAATAGCGTCGAAGATTTTCTATCCTGGCTGCATAAACTCACGTTGGGCGAACTTTATGCCGTGCTGTCGCCGTATGTCCAGACGTTTCCCGAAGATTTCGGCGCGGTACGAGACCGGCAGCATCGGATGCTGTCTGAATGGAACGAAGTCTATTTTAAGCATATCGACCAGGAGATCGTCACGGCTTTGCGTACCGAAGCGGAAGAGAAGACGGAATGGAATGAATTTGAAGCTTACGAGAAGGCGGCAGCCTTGACGAACGGGTTTTGTTTCGAGCCGGTGAACGGGCTGGAGAAGCTGGTTCTGATTCCGCATTACCATTTTCAGCCCGGCAATATCTTTTACTCGTACGGAAGCCTGACCCTCTGCCATTATGGCTCCAGGATCTGGCCGCATTCTGAGGAAGAGGATGAGCCGTCGCTTCAATTATACCGGCTTCTCCGCAGCCTGAGTGAAAAGAGTCGTTTGCGAATCCTGCACTTTTTGCGCAGCGAACCGCGCACTTTTATCGAAGTGGTTCGACACCTCGGCATATCCAAAGGCATTACGCATGACCATATTTTCAATTTGCGCTGCGCGGGGCTGCTCAACGTTCATGTCGTCGGGGAGACGGTATCGACCTATAGTTTAAGAGTGGAGCGAATTCAACAAATCGAACAGGGGCTCTTCGATTATTTGGGAATGAACCCTAGCCTATTATCCAATCCCGTTGATGAAATGGTATAA
- a CDS encoding OsmC family protein — protein MTTLNEYLAQKKAAAEALRSQAEQDPKPNTYSAKVQAKGRSGVREIRIRDFQIISDSPENYAGYSLGPSSPEIQLGVLGSCLTHITLIQAAERGVSLESLEVEVTGQLHPLAGKPGYEDIPIYPHNIEYNIYIVSEESAETIADLHKAVERVCPIYNLLKYPQSISGGVVHRSPAGQPEGSSL, from the coding sequence ATGACTACATTAAATGAATATTTAGCGCAAAAGAAAGCGGCGGCGGAGGCCCTGCGTTCTCAAGCGGAGCAAGACCCCAAGCCGAATACTTATTCGGCCAAGGTACAAGCGAAAGGCCGCAGCGGCGTTCGTGAAATACGCATACGCGACTTCCAAATCATCAGCGACAGTCCCGAGAATTATGCCGGATATAGCCTCGGTCCTTCATCACCCGAAATTCAGCTTGGCGTACTAGGCAGCTGCCTGACTCATATTACGTTGATTCAGGCAGCGGAACGAGGCGTATCGCTGGAATCCCTTGAAGTCGAAGTCACGGGTCAATTGCACCCGCTTGCCGGCAAACCGGGATACGAGGATATTCCTATCTATCCGCATAATATCGAATATAACATTTACATCGTATCCGAAGAATCCGCTGAAACCATCGCCGATCTTCATAAAGCGGTTGAACGCGTATGTCCGATTTACAACCTGTTGAAATATCCGCAATCGATCTCCGGTGGAGTGGTGCATCGTTCGCCTGCCGGACAGCCAGAGGGTTCTTCCCTCTAG